A genomic stretch from Bacterioplanes sanyensis includes:
- a CDS encoding FeoA family protein, protein MTTLAQLAVGDRARIEGLAAGIATFQRKLLALGLVPGAEIELRRIAPLGDPLQFQLNGGAISLRQQEARMVRVSVLP, encoded by the coding sequence ATGACGACATTAGCGCAGTTGGCCGTCGGTGATCGCGCACGTATTGAGGGCTTAGCCGCCGGCATCGCCACCTTTCAACGCAAGCTGTTGGCGCTTGGTTTGGTGCCTGGCGCAGAGATTGAGTTGCGTCGCATTGCACCCCTGGGCGACCCGCTGCAGTTTCAGCTCAATGGCGGCGCTATTAGCTTGCGCCAGCAGGAAGCCCGCATGGTTCGGGTTAGTGTACTGCCATAA
- a CDS encoding VacB/RNase II family 3'-5' exoribonuclease: protein MLDQNALSQLKSLKQELHDSTPRFQGRVRATSGRFGFVNTDDGQQFFLPPDEMEKVLPGDVIDFRVETTSEGKQQAAIEKLVSTELDGFFGRYVVRGKGHFIEPDHGGLNRWIFVPPAKRQGCEDGDLVFARMSQHPFPKGRAQANIEERIGAAQGGSIEHDYIQRKFNLSAEFADAVKNEVAQLTEQGLDELLPQREDFTHLPFVTIDSAGTRDLDDALYAEAHSQGWTLWVAIADPAAVIKPGSELDKVAAQRATSAYFPQQVLPMLPAELSEQLCSLVEGSERAALVVELRIDDSGAIENTHLYQGRIRNHAKLAYSQVAQLIAGEDTDISAELHGHLLHLHSCAKALANYRQQNCLVMEERPDYKLLFDEEGQIRDIVRLERSDAHRLVEECMLAANRAIADWLAQHEHGIYIGHTGIRTERLGEVTSLLKEHLQLEQKPELQQLQQYVQQLQAAANHDGELPLRTIVSRQLERSAFTTTDTPHFGLGFQRYTTATSPLRKYNDLMVHRLIDDLLHQRPVSLPTSDTLELVQQQQNNARTAAGQTEHWLKLRWLAAQPQDAVLDATILHMNASNFTVRLDDTGIEGTIDRRKQRKEWTFDTKTLSHYKDDQRFVLGQAVKVRIHQLDADKRQIQFALAN from the coding sequence ATGCTCGATCAAAACGCCCTCTCACAACTGAAGTCCCTGAAACAAGAACTGCACGACAGCACTCCGCGCTTTCAGGGGCGAGTACGCGCCACCAGCGGGCGGTTTGGTTTCGTAAACACCGACGATGGCCAGCAGTTTTTTCTGCCGCCGGATGAAATGGAAAAAGTGCTGCCCGGTGATGTCATCGATTTTCGCGTCGAAACCACCAGCGAAGGCAAGCAGCAAGCCGCCATCGAAAAGCTGGTTAGCACTGAGCTGGACGGCTTCTTCGGCCGCTATGTGGTGCGCGGCAAAGGCCATTTTATCGAGCCGGATCATGGCGGCTTAAATCGCTGGATCTTTGTGCCGCCGGCCAAACGCCAAGGCTGCGAAGACGGTGATCTGGTGTTTGCGCGCATGAGCCAGCACCCATTTCCGAAAGGACGAGCGCAAGCCAACATCGAAGAGCGCATTGGTGCTGCCCAAGGTGGCAGCATTGAGCACGACTATATCCAGCGCAAATTCAACCTGAGTGCTGAATTTGCCGATGCGGTAAAAAACGAAGTCGCACAACTGACCGAGCAAGGTCTGGACGAGCTGCTGCCGCAGCGTGAAGATTTTACCCACTTGCCTTTTGTCACCATCGACTCAGCCGGCACGCGTGACTTGGACGATGCGTTGTACGCCGAAGCGCACAGCCAAGGTTGGACTTTGTGGGTGGCCATCGCCGACCCGGCTGCCGTCATAAAGCCAGGTAGCGAGCTGGACAAAGTCGCAGCGCAGCGCGCCACCTCGGCGTATTTCCCGCAGCAAGTCTTGCCCATGCTGCCGGCCGAGCTGTCTGAGCAATTGTGCTCCTTGGTAGAAGGCAGCGAACGTGCCGCCCTGGTGGTGGAGCTGCGCATCGACGACAGCGGCGCCATCGAGAATACGCACCTATATCAGGGCCGCATTCGCAACCACGCTAAGTTAGCTTATTCGCAGGTGGCTCAACTGATAGCCGGGGAAGACACCGACATCAGCGCCGAATTGCACGGCCATCTACTGCATTTGCATTCATGCGCCAAAGCTCTGGCCAATTATCGCCAGCAAAACTGCTTGGTCATGGAAGAACGTCCAGATTATAAATTGCTGTTTGACGAAGAAGGTCAGATTCGCGATATCGTGCGGCTGGAACGCAGCGATGCTCACCGTTTGGTCGAAGAGTGCATGCTGGCAGCCAACCGCGCTATCGCCGATTGGTTAGCGCAGCACGAACACGGCATTTACATCGGCCACACCGGCATTCGCACTGAACGCTTAGGCGAAGTCACCAGCTTGTTAAAAGAACACCTGCAACTGGAACAAAAGCCCGAATTACAACAGCTGCAGCAATACGTACAGCAGTTACAAGCGGCCGCCAACCATGATGGCGAGCTGCCGCTGCGCACCATTGTCAGCCGCCAGTTGGAGCGCAGTGCATTCACCACCACGGACACACCACACTTCGGCCTGGGCTTTCAGCGCTACACCACCGCAACCTCACCACTGCGCAAATACAACGACTTGATGGTGCACCGACTGATTGATGATTTGCTGCATCAGCGACCGGTTAGCCTGCCTACCAGCGACACGTTGGAGTTGGTGCAACAGCAGCAAAACAACGCCCGCACCGCTGCCGGACAAACAGAGCATTGGCTCAAGCTGCGCTGGTTGGCCGCGCAACCGCAAGATGCGGTATTGGATGCCACCATTTTGCACATGAACGCTTCCAACTTTACCGTGCGCCTGGACGATACCGGTATTGAAGGCACCATCGATCGTCGCAAGCAGCGCAAAGAATGGACGTTTGATACCAAAACACTCAGCCACTACAAAGATGACCAGCGCTTTGTATTAGGCCAAGCGGTGAAAGTACGTATTCATCAATTGGATGCCGATAAACGCCAGATTCAGTTTGCACTGGCGAATTGA